Proteins co-encoded in one Marmota flaviventris isolate mMarFla1 chromosome 9, mMarFla1.hap1, whole genome shotgun sequence genomic window:
- the LOC114089037 gene encoding dixin isoform X1 translates to MQLPGTGCRQEEAASSEAGLRQSLSCWDSALHTREHPCLWCRDAGLCPLYFLRQLGPASPRVGSSRESFFGPQSGETCLIWESCDSQPSTSPREAGLLKPDPGGGPWEGPKSNEETDSPLSRDWRPGSPRTYLETSWEEQLLEQQEHLEKEMEEAKKMISGLQALLLNGSLPEDEQERPLALCEPGANPEEQLVIIQSRLDQSMVENQDLKKELLKCKQEARNLQGIKDALQQRLTQQDTAVLQLKQELLRANMDKDELQNQNVDLQRKLDERNRLLGEYKKELGQKDRLLQQHQVKLEEALRKLSDASHQQVDLERELEHKDVLLAHCMKREADEVTNYNSHNSQSNGFLLPTAGKGAASITHRGTSDLQIVRDALRSLRNSFSGHDPQHHTIDSLEQGISSLMERLHVMETQKKQERKVWSKSPRMQAGSEYRESWPPNSKLPHSQSSPAVSSTCTKVLYFTDRSLTPFMVNIPKRLGEVTLKDFKAAIDRDGNHRYHFKALDPEFGTVKEEVFHDDDAIPGWEGKIVAWVEEDHGEN, encoded by the exons ATGCAGCTGCCAGGAACTGGCTGTCGACAAGAGGAGGCGGCTTCCTCCGAGGCTGGGCTGCGGCAGAGTCTGAGCTGCTGGGACAGTGCGCTTCACACCCGGGAGCATCCCTGTCTCTGGTGCCGAGACGCCGGCCTCTGCCCTTTATACTTTCTCCGGCAATTGGGACCAGCTTCTCCGCGGGTTGGCTCCTCCCGGGAGTCGTTCTTCGGGCCCCAGAGCGGGGAGACATGCCTGATTTGGGAGAGCTGTGACTCTCAGCCTTCCACTTCACCCAGAGAAGCAGGCTTGCTGAAGCCCGATCCAGGAGGGGGACCATGGGAGGGACCCAAGTCAAATG AGGAGACAGACTCTCCATTATCCCGAGACTGGCGACCTGGGAGCCCTAGAACCTATCTGGAGACCTCATGGGAAGAACAGCTGTTGGAACAACAAgaacatttagaaaaagaaatggaggaagcaaagaaaatgatatcAGGACTACAG GCCTTGTTGCTCAATGGATCCTTACCTGAAGATGAACAGGAAAGGCCTTTGGCCCTCTGTGAACCAGGAGCCAATCCGGAGGAACAACTG GTTATAATTCAAAGTCGTTTGGATCAGAGTATGGTGGAAAATCAGGACCTAAAG AAAGAGCTGCTGAAATGTAAACAAGAAGCCAGAAACTTACAGGGTATAAAG GATGCCTTGCAACAGAGATTGACTCAGCAGGACACAGCTGTTCTTCAGCTCAAACAAGAACTACTGAGGGCAAATATGGACAAAGATGAGCTTCAGAACCAGAAT GTGGATCTGCAGAGGAAGCTGGACGAGAGGAACCGGCTCTTGGGAGAATATAAA AAAgagctggggcagaaggatcgcCTCCTTCAACAGCACCAGGTCAAGCTGGAAGAAGCACTCCGAAAACTCTCAGATGCCAGTCATCAGCAG GTGGATCTAGAACGGGAACTAGAACACAAAGATGTCCTTTTGGCTCACTGTATGAAAAGAGAGGCAGATGAG GTAACCAACTACAACAGTCACAATTCTCAAAGCAATGGTTTTCTCCTTCCAACAGCAGGAAAAGGAGCTGCTTCCATCACCCACAGAGGG ACCAGTGACTTGCAGATTGTTCGAGATGCTCTCCGCAGCCTGCGCAACAGCTTCAGTGGccatgatcctcagcaccacaccaTTGACAGCCTGGAGCAGGGCATCTCCAGCCTAATGGAGCGCCTCCACGTCATGGAGACACagaagaaacaagaaaggaaG GTTTGGAGCAAGTCACCCAGAATGCAAGCAGGTAGTGAATACCGGGAATCCTGGCCCCCTAATTCAA AATTGCCTCACTCACAGAGTTCTCCAGCTGTGAGCAGCACCTGCACAAAAGTGCTCTATTTCACTGACCGGTCACTTACACCCTTCATGGTCAATATACCAAAGAG GTTGGGAGAAGTGACTTTGAAGGATTTTAAAGCAGCTATTGATCGAGATGGGAATCATCGGTATCACTTCAAAGCATTGGATCCTGAGTTTGGCACTGTCAAAGAGGAG GTTTTTCATGATGATGATGCCATCCCAGGATGGGAAGGGAAAATTGTAGCCTGGGTGGAAGAAGACCATGGAGAGAATTAA
- the LOC114089037 gene encoding dixin isoform X2 — protein MGGTQVKCLTSPSPIHSAKSESIITQSEEKADFVIIPSEGIENRTEETDSPLSRDWRPGSPRTYLETSWEEQLLEQQEHLEKEMEEAKKMISGLQALLLNGSLPEDEQERPLALCEPGANPEEQLVIIQSRLDQSMVENQDLKKELLKCKQEARNLQGIKDALQQRLTQQDTAVLQLKQELLRANMDKDELQNQNVDLQRKLDERNRLLGEYKKELGQKDRLLQQHQVKLEEALRKLSDASHQQVDLERELEHKDVLLAHCMKREADEVTNYNSHNSQSNGFLLPTAGKGAASITHRGTSDLQIVRDALRSLRNSFSGHDPQHHTIDSLEQGISSLMERLHVMETQKKQERKVWSKSPRMQAGSEYRESWPPNSKLPHSQSSPAVSSTCTKVLYFTDRSLTPFMVNIPKRLGEVTLKDFKAAIDRDGNHRYHFKALDPEFGTVKEEVFHDDDAIPGWEGKIVAWVEEDHGEN, from the exons ATGGGAGGGACCCAAGTCAAATG CCTGACTTCACCCAGTCCAATTCACAGTGCAAAGAGTGAGTCCATTATAACACAGTCAGAGGAGAAGGCAGATTTTGTGATTATTCCCTCTGAAGGAATAGAGAACAGAACAG AGGAGACAGACTCTCCATTATCCCGAGACTGGCGACCTGGGAGCCCTAGAACCTATCTGGAGACCTCATGGGAAGAACAGCTGTTGGAACAACAAgaacatttagaaaaagaaatggaggaagcaaagaaaatgatatcAGGACTACAG GCCTTGTTGCTCAATGGATCCTTACCTGAAGATGAACAGGAAAGGCCTTTGGCCCTCTGTGAACCAGGAGCCAATCCGGAGGAACAACTG GTTATAATTCAAAGTCGTTTGGATCAGAGTATGGTGGAAAATCAGGACCTAAAG AAAGAGCTGCTGAAATGTAAACAAGAAGCCAGAAACTTACAGGGTATAAAG GATGCCTTGCAACAGAGATTGACTCAGCAGGACACAGCTGTTCTTCAGCTCAAACAAGAACTACTGAGGGCAAATATGGACAAAGATGAGCTTCAGAACCAGAAT GTGGATCTGCAGAGGAAGCTGGACGAGAGGAACCGGCTCTTGGGAGAATATAAA AAAgagctggggcagaaggatcgcCTCCTTCAACAGCACCAGGTCAAGCTGGAAGAAGCACTCCGAAAACTCTCAGATGCCAGTCATCAGCAG GTGGATCTAGAACGGGAACTAGAACACAAAGATGTCCTTTTGGCTCACTGTATGAAAAGAGAGGCAGATGAG GTAACCAACTACAACAGTCACAATTCTCAAAGCAATGGTTTTCTCCTTCCAACAGCAGGAAAAGGAGCTGCTTCCATCACCCACAGAGGG ACCAGTGACTTGCAGATTGTTCGAGATGCTCTCCGCAGCCTGCGCAACAGCTTCAGTGGccatgatcctcagcaccacaccaTTGACAGCCTGGAGCAGGGCATCTCCAGCCTAATGGAGCGCCTCCACGTCATGGAGACACagaagaaacaagaaaggaaG GTTTGGAGCAAGTCACCCAGAATGCAAGCAGGTAGTGAATACCGGGAATCCTGGCCCCCTAATTCAA AATTGCCTCACTCACAGAGTTCTCCAGCTGTGAGCAGCACCTGCACAAAAGTGCTCTATTTCACTGACCGGTCACTTACACCCTTCATGGTCAATATACCAAAGAG GTTGGGAGAAGTGACTTTGAAGGATTTTAAAGCAGCTATTGATCGAGATGGGAATCATCGGTATCACTTCAAAGCATTGGATCCTGAGTTTGGCACTGTCAAAGAGGAG GTTTTTCATGATGATGATGCCATCCCAGGATGGGAAGGGAAAATTGTAGCCTGGGTGGAAGAAGACCATGGAGAGAATTAA
- the LOC114089037 gene encoding dixin isoform X3, with translation MEEAKKMISGLQALLLNGSLPEDEQERPLALCEPGANPEEQLVIIQSRLDQSMVENQDLKKELLKCKQEARNLQGIKDALQQRLTQQDTAVLQLKQELLRANMDKDELQNQNVDLQRKLDERNRLLGEYKKELGQKDRLLQQHQVKLEEALRKLSDASHQQVDLERELEHKDVLLAHCMKREADEVTNYNSHNSQSNGFLLPTAGKGAASITHRGTSDLQIVRDALRSLRNSFSGHDPQHHTIDSLEQGISSLMERLHVMETQKKQERKVWSKSPRMQAGSEYRESWPPNSKLPHSQSSPAVSSTCTKVLYFTDRSLTPFMVNIPKRLGEVTLKDFKAAIDRDGNHRYHFKALDPEFGTVKEEVFHDDDAIPGWEGKIVAWVEEDHGEN, from the exons atggaggaagcaaagaaaatgatatcAGGACTACAG GCCTTGTTGCTCAATGGATCCTTACCTGAAGATGAACAGGAAAGGCCTTTGGCCCTCTGTGAACCAGGAGCCAATCCGGAGGAACAACTG GTTATAATTCAAAGTCGTTTGGATCAGAGTATGGTGGAAAATCAGGACCTAAAG AAAGAGCTGCTGAAATGTAAACAAGAAGCCAGAAACTTACAGGGTATAAAG GATGCCTTGCAACAGAGATTGACTCAGCAGGACACAGCTGTTCTTCAGCTCAAACAAGAACTACTGAGGGCAAATATGGACAAAGATGAGCTTCAGAACCAGAAT GTGGATCTGCAGAGGAAGCTGGACGAGAGGAACCGGCTCTTGGGAGAATATAAA AAAgagctggggcagaaggatcgcCTCCTTCAACAGCACCAGGTCAAGCTGGAAGAAGCACTCCGAAAACTCTCAGATGCCAGTCATCAGCAG GTGGATCTAGAACGGGAACTAGAACACAAAGATGTCCTTTTGGCTCACTGTATGAAAAGAGAGGCAGATGAG GTAACCAACTACAACAGTCACAATTCTCAAAGCAATGGTTTTCTCCTTCCAACAGCAGGAAAAGGAGCTGCTTCCATCACCCACAGAGGG ACCAGTGACTTGCAGATTGTTCGAGATGCTCTCCGCAGCCTGCGCAACAGCTTCAGTGGccatgatcctcagcaccacaccaTTGACAGCCTGGAGCAGGGCATCTCCAGCCTAATGGAGCGCCTCCACGTCATGGAGACACagaagaaacaagaaaggaaG GTTTGGAGCAAGTCACCCAGAATGCAAGCAGGTAGTGAATACCGGGAATCCTGGCCCCCTAATTCAA AATTGCCTCACTCACAGAGTTCTCCAGCTGTGAGCAGCACCTGCACAAAAGTGCTCTATTTCACTGACCGGTCACTTACACCCTTCATGGTCAATATACCAAAGAG GTTGGGAGAAGTGACTTTGAAGGATTTTAAAGCAGCTATTGATCGAGATGGGAATCATCGGTATCACTTCAAAGCATTGGATCCTGAGTTTGGCACTGTCAAAGAGGAG GTTTTTCATGATGATGATGCCATCCCAGGATGGGAAGGGAAAATTGTAGCCTGGGTGGAAGAAGACCATGGAGAGAATTAA